A window from Anomalospiza imberbis isolate Cuckoo-Finch-1a 21T00152 chromosome 30, ASM3175350v1, whole genome shotgun sequence encodes these proteins:
- the LOC137463816 gene encoding serine/threonine-protein kinase pim-2-like: MKCFVSAKEERSHKPTRFFIATLFDLVTSRIGITLGFYLSVSLFRSAGRAAAPPLGSRRQRKNVRELRRFRSSSSSSSSSSSSSSSSSSSSSSSSSSTSLDRFSARLSTRSPSPSPSHTHSIPVPSRPCSASPSPAHAASRKAPLGGAAPCPPLPVPPRSRLGRALSELLWHFWKCLLLWCLRSSAVFWLRLARALGWPRLGPRPRTKPLPRFRPQPPRCRPAPAPAPTASPAASPLRAPPLLGSAAGPEPPQPGAARQAAARRAVGFPGQKSGSAVPPARAEKPALEQLYREGPLLGSGGCGSVYSGTRLADGAPVAIKRVRRDRISEWARLHNGALVPMELALLWMVSCPGFPGVVRLLDWFELPDGFALVMERPQRCQDLWDFLAGRGFLTEPVARGLFRQVLEAVRHCTSRGVLHRDIKAENVLVDLATGEAKLIDFGCGTILQDTFYTRMSGTPEYCPPEWILFGCYHGQPATIWSLGILLYDLVCGDLPFHTNKDIVRGQLFFPPRVSQECQHLIRWCLSMEPADRPSLEDLFEHSWLQEPCLAQETAEIHPSAQ, translated from the exons ATGAAATGCTTCgtctcagccaaagaagaaagaagccaCAAGCCAACACGCTTCTTTATTGCTACATTGTTTGATTTGGTTACTTCTCGAATAGGAAttactttggggttttatttgtcAGTTTCTCTCTTTCGTTCCGCGGGGCGCGCGGCAGCTCCTCCGTTGGGTTCGCGGAGGCAACGGAAGAACGTTCGCGAGCTCCGGCGGttccgcagcagcagcagcagcagcagcagcagcagcagcagcagcagcagcagcagcagcagcagcagcagcagcagcagcagcacttctcTCGATCGGTTTTCCGCTCGACTTTCCACTCGCTCCCcatccccttctccctctcacacTCACTCTattcccgtcccgtcccgtccgtgttctgcctctcccagcccggctcatGCCGCGTCCCGCAAGGCGCcgctcggcggggccgccccgtgcCCGCCCCTGCCCGTCCCGCCGCGGAGCCGCCTCGGCCGGGCTCTCTCCGAACTTCTGTGGCACTTCTGGAAGTGCCTCTTGCTTTGGTGCTTGCGGAGCAGCGCGGTCTTTTGGCTCCGCCTGGCGCGGGCTCTGGGCTGGCCCCGGCTGGGGCCCCGGCCCCGAACCAAGCCCCTCCCGCGGTTccgcccgcagccgccccgctgccgccccgcgcccgccccggccccgacagcgtcGCCAGCAGCTTCCCCgctccgagctccgccgctgCTCGGCtcggccgccggccccgagccgccgcagCCCGGGGCGGCTCGGCAAGCAGCAGCGCGCCGGGCGGTCGGGTTCCCGGGGCAGAAGAGCGGGAGCGCGGTGCCGCCCGCACGGGCGGAGAagcctgccctggagcagctctaccGTGAGGGCCCGCTGCTGGGGAGCGGCGGCTGCGGCAGCGTTTACTCCGGGACCCGGCTCGCCGACGGCGCCCCG gtggccatcaagcgAGTGCGCCGCGATCGCATCTCGGAGTGGGCGcggctg CACAACGGCGCCCttgtgcccatggagctggcGCTGCTGTGGATGGTGTCGTGCCCTGGCTTCCCCGGCGTCGTGCGGCTCCTGGACTGGTTCGAGCTGCCCGACGGCTTTGCGCTGGTCATGGAGCGTCCGCAGCGCTGTCAGGACCTCTGGGACTTCCTGGCCGGGCGGGGGTTCCTGACGGAGCCCgtggcgcgggggctgttccgccaggtgctggaggccgtgcggcactgcaccagccgCGGCGTCCTGCACCGCGACATCAAGGCCGAGAACGTCCTCGTCGACCTGGCCACGGGCGAGGCCAAGCTCATCGACTTCGGCTGCGGCACGATCCTCCAGGACACGTTCTACACCCGGATGTCAG GAACGCCGGAGTACTGCCCACCGGAGTGGATCCTGTTTGGCTGCTACCATGGCCAGCCAGccaccatctggtccctgggcatcctgctctATGACCTGGTCTGCGGGGACCTTCCTTTCCACACAAACAAGGACATCGTCCGGGGCCAGCTCTTCTTCCCGCCCCGGGTGTCTCAAG AGTGCCAACACCTCATCAGGTGGTGTTTATCCATGGAGCCCGCAGACAGGCCATCACTGGAAGACCTTTTTGAGCATTcttggctgcaggagccctgcctggcccaggagacagcagagatccatccctctgctcagtaG